A section of the Penaeus chinensis breed Huanghai No. 1 chromosome 17, ASM1920278v2, whole genome shotgun sequence genome encodes:
- the LOC125034110 gene encoding uncharacterized protein LOC125034110 produces the protein MATKKAAAKERRQQYKHAVLNYIKEKGEDDAHEREEVLSSLTSDLGLSKDDRNSLNQVITTMIAQGLIILELDGGIESIRLEDPDKSINKDKKKRKKMPQGKRKRFRPLTGPPSPSTILTGSTPSTSMAVEDSDVESD, from the exons ATGGCCACTAAGAAG GCCGCCGCCAAGGAGAGAAGGCAGCAGTACAAACATGCTGTCCTTAACTACATTAAGGAGAAGGGCGAAGACGACGCCCACGAGAGGGAAGAGGTCCTGAGCAGCCTGACTTCGGACCTCGGCCTCAGCAAAGACGACAGAAATTCCCTGAACCAG gtCATCACTACGATGATAGCTCAAGGACTCATAATCCTTGAACTGGATGGTGGCATAGAAAGCATCCGACTCGAGGATCCAGACAAGAGTATCaacaaggataagaaaaaaaggaaaaaaatgccacAAGGCAAAAGGAAAAGGTTCAGGCCCTTAACTGGTCCGCCATCACCTTCTACAATTCTGACGGGTTCTACACCGTCTACATCAATGGCCGTGGAGGATTCTGACGTCGAGTCAG ACTAA